The Malus domestica chromosome 13, GDT2T_hap1 genome includes a window with the following:
- the LOC114820376 gene encoding NDR1/HIN1-like protein 10, whose protein sequence is MGVAMSATYTPISTGKSSDDCENPDSLPISATKSSLLSACDKIFWVLMLALFLIAFALLIGLRVSSSEISSSGYKCPDFTINGAHLTQFNYTGSNRTLSYNLALNITLTNPKKKLFLELIDVKVSAYYQDKRIGQVTLMDRSMSSTPKNTTIFQNVVVQGHDMLFEQFQSVTRPAAAELYSIDVVIAFQDRYTVHRGEVIYNLRLPLSSNGTYWDADKTTNCPIYI, encoded by the coding sequence ATGGGAGTAGCCATGTCTGCAACTTATACTCCCATATCTACAGGTAAAAGTTCAGACGACTGCGAGAATCCCGATTCCTTACCCATTTCTGCAACTAAAAGCTCTCTGTTATCAGCGTGCGATAAAATCTTTTGGGTCTTGATGCTTGCTCTTTTTCTCATAGCTTTTGCTCTTCTCATTGGGCTCAGGGTGTCGTCGTCCGAAATAAGTAGTTCGGGGTACAAATGCCCCGACTTCACCATCAACGGCGCTCATCTCACCCAGTTCAATTACACCGGAAGCAACCGTACTCTCTCCTACAACCTCGCCCTCAacatcaccctcacaaaccccaAGAAGAAACTCTTCCTCGAGTTGATTGACGTCAAAGTCAGTGCATACTATCAAGACAAGAGAATTGGGCAGGTGACTTTGATGGATCGGTCGATGTCGTCGACACCCAAGAACACAACCATTTTTCAGAATGTAGTCGTTCAAGGGCACGATATGTTGTTCGAGCAATTTCAATCTGTGACCCGCCCTGCAGCAGCTGAGCTTTATAGTATCGACGTGGTCATTGCTTTCCAGGATAGGTATACTGTTCATCGGGGTGAGGTCATCTACAATCTGAGGCTTCCTTTGAGTTCCAATGGAACATATTGGGATGCTGACAAGACTACAAACTGccccatatatatatag